A stretch of the Vitis vinifera cultivar Pinot Noir 40024 chromosome 16, ASM3070453v1 genome encodes the following:
- the LOC100264729 gene encoding probable disease resistance protein At1g61190 yields the protein MEFLSSILDLVPCLYDHTSKHTLYIRDLKKNIEALSKEMEKLNNLYEDVKAGVERAEQQQMKRRKEVGGWIREVEDMEKEVNEILRRGDQEIQKRCLGCCPRNCWSSYRIGKAVSEKLVAVSGQISKGHFDVVADMLPRPPVDELPMEEIVGSELTYDRIFVIWVVASKPSNIEKIQEVIWNKLKIPRDIWEIRSTKEEKAVEILRVLKTKKFVLLLDDIWERLDLLEMGVPHLDAQNKSKIVFTTRSQDVCHQMKAHKSIEVVCLSSEAAWTLFQKEVGEETLKSHPHILRLANIVAEECKGLPLALITLGRAMVGEKDPSNWEKVLQDLSKFPAEISDIKIKVEGEGEGTEMDVTLPNYIAARENYFYALHEGNFSSLVHELALISSSFCPFTAFRAGACSSSCGNSRV from the exons ATGGAGTTCCTGAGCTCAATCTTGGATCTTGTCCCATGCTTATATGATCACACCTCCAAGCATACGCTCTACATTCGTGatctgaaaaaaaatattgaagccTTGagtaaagaaatggaaaaactGAACAACTTATATGAAGATGTGAAGGCAGGGGTTGAACGTGCAGAGCAACAACAGATGAAGCGCAGAAAGGAAGTGGGTGGTTGGATACGTGAAGTAGAAGACATGGAGAAAGAAGTCAACGAAATTCTGCGAAGAGGCGATCAAGAAATCCAGAAAAGATGTCTCGGATGCTGTCCCAGGAATTGTTGGTCCAGCTACAGGATTGGGAAGGCAGTAAGTGAAAAGCTCGTTGCTGTATCTGGTCAAATCAGCAAAGGGCATTTCGATGTTGTAGCCGACATGCTGCCTCGTCCTCCAGTAGATGAACTGCCCATGGAGGAGATTGTGGGCTCAGAATTGACGTATGACAGGATCT TTGTGATTTGGGTTGTGGCGTCAAAACCGTCCAACATTGAAAAAATTCAGGAAGTTAtttggaataaattaaaaatcccACGTGATATATGGGAAATTAGAAGCACTAAGGAGGAGAAGGCTGTCGAAATATTGAGAGTTCTGAAAACAAAGAAGTTCGTGTTGTTGTTGGATGACATCTGGGAGCGACTTGATCTTCTAGAAATGGGGGTTCCCCATCTCGATGCTCAAAATAAGTCCAAGATAGTTTTTACAACCCGATCACAGGATGTGTGCCACCAAATGAAAGCTCACAAGAGTATAGAAGTGGTGTGTTTGTCATCAGAAGCTGCTTGGACTTTGTTTCAGAAGGAGGTAGGAGAAGAAACATTAAAGTCTCATCCACATATACTGAGGCTTGCAAATATTGTTGCTGAAGAGTGCAAAGGTTTACCTCTTGCTTTGATTACTCTTGGGCGAGCCATGGTAGGTGAGAAAGACCCCTCAAATTGGGAAAAGGTACTACAAGATTTGAGCAAATTTCCAGCTGAAATTTCAG acataaaaattaaagtgGAAGGGGAAGGGGAAGGGACAGAAATGGATGTGACTCTCCCAAACTACATTGCTGCAAGGGAGAACTACTTCTATGCCCTTCATGAG GGTAATTTCTCTTCTCTTGTTCATGAGTTGGCTCTGATCAGTTCTTCTTTTTGTCCTTTTACTGCATTCAGAGCTGGGGCTTGTTCTAGCAGTTGTGGCAACAGCCGGGTTTGA